In Vicugna pacos chromosome 10, VicPac4, whole genome shotgun sequence, the following proteins share a genomic window:
- the HPS5 gene encoding BLOC-2 complex member HPS5, whose translation MTFVPVIPESYSHVLAEFESLDPLLAALRLDSTRLKCTSLTVSRKWLALGTSGGGLNLIQKDGWKHRLFLSHREGAISQVACCLHDDDYVAVATSQGLVVVWELNQERRGKPERIYVSSEHKGRKITALCWDTAILRVFVGDHMGKVSAIKLNTSKQAKAAAAFVMFPVQTITTVDSCVVQLDYLDGRLLISSLTRSFLCDTEREKFWKIGNKERDGEYGACFFPGRCSAGHQPLIYCARPGSRMWEVNFDGEVISTHQFKKLLSSPPLPVITLRSEPQYDHTVGSSQSLSFPKLLHLSEHCVLTWTERGIYIFIPQNVQVLLWSEVKDIQDVAVCKNELFCLHLNGKVSRLSLLSVERCVERLLRRGLWNLAARTCCLFQNSVIASRGRKTLTIDKLEHLKSQLDLTTYGDLISQLEELILKFEPLDSACSSRRSSISSHESFSILDSGIYRVISSRRGSQSDEDSCSLHSQTLSEDERLKEFTSHQEEDQPDQCCGSQGTEVTYETDKNETFLPFSIPLSFRSPSPLVSLQAVKESVSSFVRKTTEKIGTLHTSPDLKGRPEPRGDEQSCEEDVSPVTCPKEEDTVGKEVASQPPEEDELQELKIATAEAITKLQDPLVLFEPKSLRLVLQEWLSHLEETFAVEDFSSISDTDNSSMKSNQNILLLDGSRKGILDEEHEKEKRNSLRNEETVHQTAYESVNSPREPLDDDLFRVCSPCSIANDLLKDLAELTTLCLELNVLNSEIRNAGGCVDHTLQQCSPEILACHFLKKYFFLLDLKRAKESIKLSYTNSPCIWDTFIEGLKEMASSNPTYIKMEEGDLPAKLKLLDDSVPFDSPLLIAYATRLYEKFGESALRSLIRFYPSILPSDVMQLCHYHPAQFLAYLDSLVKSRPEDQRPSFLESLLQPESLRLDWLLLAVSHDAPPSTSTVDDEGNPRPHSHLFSWGYSQLILHLIKLPADFTTKEKMTDICRSHGFWPGYLILCLELERRREAFTNIVYLNDMSLMEGDLGWSPETVEEWKLLLHLVQNKSTKPAPQKPPNGNFSDGPSPVNVENVALLLAKAMGPDRAWSLLQECGLTLELSERFTRTCDILRIAEKRQRALIQSMLEKCDRFLWSQQA comes from the exons ATGACCTTTGTGCCTGTGATACCGGAGTCCTACAGCCATGTTCTTGCAGAGTTCGAGTCTCTGGATCCATTACTTGCAGCCCTGAGGCTGGACTCCACTCGTCTAAAG TGTACAAGCTTAACTGTGTCTCGAAAATGGCTAGCCTTGGGCACTTCAGGAGGAGGACTCAATCTCATTCAGAAAGACGGCTGGAAGCACAGGCTTTTCCTTTCACACAGG GAAGGTGCAATTTCTCAGGTCGCCTGTTGTTTACATGATGATGATTATGTTGCTGTAGCTACCAG TCAAGGTCTTGTAGTTGTTTGGGAATTAAATCAAGAGCGTCGTGGAAAACCAGAAAGAATTTATGTGTCTTCAGAACACAAAGGCCGAAAAATTACAGCTCTCTGTTGGGATACAGCTATTCTTAGAGTTTTTGTAGGTGATCATATGGGGAAAGTTTCTGCCATCAAACTCAACACTTCTAAACAAGCAAAG GCAGCTGCTGCCTTTGTGATGTTTCCTGTTCAGACAATAACAACAGTTGACTCCTGTGTTGTCCAGTTAGATTATTTGGATGGAAGACTACTTATATCTTCACTTACTCGATCCTTCTTGTGCGACACTGAGAG agaaaaattttggaaaattggAAACAAGGAAAGAGATGGAGAATATGGGGCTTGTTTCTTCCCTGGAAGATGTTCTGCAGGCCACCAGCCCCTAATATATTGTGCTCGCCCTGGCTCCAGGATGTGGGAAGTAAACTTTGATGGAGAAGTTATAAGTACACATCAGTTTAAGAAACTCCTGTCCTCGCCACCTCTCCCCGTGATTACTTTAAG ATCAGAGCCTCAGTATGATCATACAGTTGGATCTTCCCAGTCCTTGTCTTTCCCCAAACTTTTACATCTTAG TGAGCATTGTGTGCTGACTTGGACAGAAAGaggaatttatattttcattcctCAGAATGTTCAGGTTCTTCTTTGGAGTGAAGTCAAAG ATATTCAGGATGTGGCTGTCTGCAAGAATGAGCTGTTCTGTTTGCACCTAAACGGGAAGGTCTCACGTCTTTCCCTGTTGTCTGTGGAACGCTGTGTGGAACGCCTGCTAAGGAGAGGCCTGTGGAACCTGGCTGCTCGAACTTGCTGTCTTTTCCAGAATTCTGTCATTGCCAGCAGA GGAAGAAAAACTTTGACTATAGATAAATTGGAACATTTGAAATCTCAACTGGACTTAACAACCTATGGTGATCTAATTTCTCAACTGGAAGAACTGATCTTAAAATTTGAACCTTTGGATTCAGCTTGTAGTAGTAGAAGAAGCTCCATTTCATCACAT gaaagtTTCAGTATCTTGGACTCTGGTATTTATCGTGTCATTAGTAGTAGAAGAGGCAGTCAGTCAGATGAAGACTCTTGTTCCCTTCACAGCCAAACCCTCTCAGAAGATGAGAGACTTAAAGAATTCACCTCACATCAAGAAGAGGACCAACCAGATCAGTGTTGTGGCTCACAAGGAACTGAAG TGACGTATGAGACGGATAAGAATGAAACTTTTCTCCCCTTCAGCATCCCACTGTCGTTTCGTTCTCCATCTCCTCTAGTGTCTCTTCAGGCTGTCAAGGAAAG TGTTTCTAGCTTTGTGCGTAAAACTACTGAGAAGATCGGCACCCTTCATACTAGTCCTGATCTGAAAGGGAGACCAGAACCCAGGGGTGATGAGCAGTCATGTGAAGAAGATGTGAGTCCGGTCACTTGCCCAAAGGAGGAAGACACTGT GGGGAAAGAAGTAGCCAGTCAACCTCCAGAAGAAGACGAGTTACAAGAGCTCAAAATAGCAACAGCAGAAGCCAT AACCAAGCTACAGGACCCACTGGTTTTGTTTGAACCAAAGTCTCTGAGATTGGTTTTACAGGAGTGGCTTTCACACTTAGAAGAAACATTTGCCGTGGAGGACTTCTCAAGCATTTCAGATACTGACAACTCATCCATGAAATCAAACCAGAATATACTATTGCTTGATGGGTCAAGAAAGGGAATATTAGatgaagaacatgaaaaagaaaaaaggaactctTTACGCAATGAAGAAACTGTTCATCAAACAGCATATGAGTCTGTAAATAGTCCGAGGGAGCCCTTGGATGATGACCTTTTTCGAGTATGTTCTCCGTGCAGTATAGCAAACGATCTTCTGAAGGACCTGGCTGAACTGACAACGTTGTGTTTGGAATTGAATGTATTGAATTCTGAGATCAGAAATGCAGGTGGATGTGTGGATCACACTTTGCAACAGTGCTCACCTGAAATTCTGGCTTGTCATTTCCTAAAGAAGTACTTTTTTCTCCTGGACTTGAAAAGAGCAAAGGAGAGCATCAAGCTGAGTTACACTAACAGTCCTTGTATTTGGGATACTTTTATTGAAGGATTGAAAG AAATGGCAAGTTCCAATCCTACATATataaagatggaagaaggagACCTCCCAGCAAAATTAAAGTTACTGGATGATTCGGTCCCTTTTGACAGTCCTTTGTTGATTGCTTATGCTACCCG attgtaTGAGAAATTTGGAGAATCTGCCCTTCGATCCTTAATCAGGTTTTACCCATCCATTTTGCCTTCAGATGTCATGCAACTTTGTCATTACCACCCCGCTCAGTTTTTGGCCTATTTAGACAGTCTGGTGAAATCAAGGCCTGAAGATCAACG GCCATCCTTCCTTGAGTCCCTTCTACAACCAGAGTCTTTAAGATTGGATTGGCTGCTGTTGGCAGTGTCCCATGATGCTCCCCCAAGCACCAGCACTGTAGACGACGAAGGAAATCCCAG gCCTCATTCCCACTTGTTTTCTTGGGGTTACAGTCAGCTAATCCTTCATCTAATTAAACTTCCTGCAGATTttacaacaaaagagaaaatgactgACATCTGTAGGTCTCATGG TTTCTGGCCTGGATATCTTATTCTCTGTTTGGAGCTGGAGAGAAGAAGAGAGGCCTTCACCAACATTGTGTACCTGAATGATATGAGCCTGATGGAAGGTGACCTTG